A genome region from Argonema galeatum A003/A1 includes the following:
- a CDS encoding response regulator translates to MSEKPKLMVVDDEPENLDLLYRTFRRQFQIFKADGPIGALEMLDREGEMAVIISDQLMPQMNGIEFLTSTIERFPDTIRILLSGLGEEMDGLADKKKKAQVFKLITKPCNIDELKAVVQEAAEIYQAAKLRNDVS, encoded by the coding sequence ATGTCCGAAAAACCCAAACTAATGGTGGTTGATGACGAGCCTGAAAACCTGGATTTGCTTTACAGGACATTTCGGCGTCAATTTCAAATATTTAAAGCAGATGGTCCGATCGGCGCTTTAGAAATGCTCGATCGCGAAGGCGAAATGGCCGTGATTATTTCCGATCAGCTGATGCCGCAAATGAATGGGATTGAATTTTTAACCAGCACAATAGAGCGCTTCCCGGATACAATTCGCATTCTTCTAAGTGGCCTTGGTGAAGAAATGGATGGCCTCGCAGATAAGAAAAAAAAGGCTCAAGTTTTCAAATTAATCACTAAGCCTTGTAATATAGATGAACTGAAGGCTGTAGTCCAAGAGGCTGCTGAGATATACCAAGCTGCCAAGCTCAGAAATGATGTATCGTGA
- the upp gene encoding uracil phosphoribosyltransferase: MTAKVTIIDHPLILHKLTLMRQTTTSTAKFRNLLKEIGMLLAYEVTRDLPLKYEDIETPIAPMLAPMLAAEKKMVIVSIMRAGQGILDGILELMPSARVGHIGLYRDPTTHVAIEYYFKFPYDIEQRDVLIVDPMLATGNSAVAAVDRIKEVNPVSIKFLCLLAAPEGIAHFQEQHPDVPIYTAAIDDYLDEHGYIVPGLGDAGDRLYGTK, translated from the coding sequence ATGACAGCTAAAGTTACTATAATCGACCATCCCTTGATTCTGCATAAGTTGACGCTGATGCGCCAAACGACGACCAGCACGGCGAAATTTCGCAACCTCCTCAAAGAGATCGGGATGTTGTTAGCTTATGAGGTGACGCGGGATTTGCCGCTGAAATATGAAGATATTGAAACGCCGATCGCGCCAATGTTGGCCCCGATGCTAGCAGCTGAAAAAAAGATGGTAATTGTCTCGATTATGCGAGCCGGACAGGGGATTTTGGACGGAATTTTGGAACTAATGCCCTCAGCAAGAGTGGGACATATCGGTTTGTACCGCGACCCCACAACTCATGTCGCCATTGAATATTATTTCAAATTTCCTTACGATATCGAACAGCGAGATGTTTTGATTGTCGATCCGATGTTGGCAACTGGCAATTCAGCAGTTGCTGCTGTTGACCGAATTAAGGAAGTAAATCCGGTGTCAATTAAGTTTTTGTGTTTGTTAGCAGCACCGGAGGGAATTGCTCATTTTCAAGAACAACATCCCGATGTTCCCATTTACACTGCTGCAATTGACGATTATTTGGACGAACACGGTTATATTGTGCCGGGACTAGGGGATGCAGGCGATCGTCTTTACGGGACTAAGTAG
- a CDS encoding URC4/urg3 family protein: MTNDKQAIAYLRSPAAIRERCDRIFNLGCENKLSHFRVDLTKLDKCADYVIQVMREEYPNLEIPFHSRWRHFEVGNVSRIAELDRTLAGLTPLEKTKVKFDLAIISVLLDAGAGANWQYYERETEQVFRRSEGLAVASFRMFCQGTFSSHPVPWQADAKGLQELTPEELMPGFQVSADNPLVGVEGRLELLQRLGQVLTQHPKVFGTENPRPGNMVNYLLDNNNNQLAASAVLSAVLEGLGEIWPGRLAIADVNLGDVWIHPSLEGDNQSERYVPFHKLSQWLTYSLLEPLQELGLEITGLNELTGLSEYRNGGLCLDIGLLEAKYPDILRDRYPVGSEIIVEWRALTVTLLDRIAATIRQKLNLSSAELPLVKVLQGGTWSAGRRIASLLREGGVPPIQIESDGTVF; this comes from the coding sequence ATGACTAATGACAAACAAGCTATTGCATATTTGAGAAGTCCGGCGGCAATTCGAGAAAGGTGCGATCGCATCTTCAATTTGGGATGTGAAAATAAACTCAGTCACTTTCGCGTTGATTTAACCAAGCTGGATAAATGCGCTGATTATGTTATTCAAGTCATGCGCGAAGAGTATCCCAACCTAGAAATTCCCTTTCATAGTCGTTGGCGACATTTTGAGGTTGGGAATGTATCTCGGATCGCAGAACTCGATCGCACTTTGGCAGGACTTACACCATTAGAAAAAACTAAAGTTAAATTTGATTTGGCAATTATCAGCGTTTTGCTAGATGCCGGCGCGGGTGCAAATTGGCAATATTACGAACGGGAAACAGAACAAGTGTTTCGCCGTTCGGAAGGGTTGGCGGTAGCGAGTTTTCGGATGTTTTGTCAAGGCACTTTTTCCAGTCACCCTGTACCTTGGCAAGCTGATGCTAAAGGACTTCAAGAGTTGACGCCAGAAGAACTAATGCCAGGATTTCAGGTGAGTGCAGATAATCCGCTGGTAGGTGTGGAAGGCAGGTTAGAATTGTTACAGCGTTTGGGACAAGTGCTAACTCAACATCCAAAAGTTTTTGGGACTGAGAATCCCCGGCCTGGAAATATGGTAAATTATCTGCTGGATAACAACAATAACCAGCTGGCAGCAAGTGCGGTGTTGAGTGCAGTTTTGGAGGGATTGGGGGAAATTTGGCCGGGAAGATTGGCGATCGCAGATGTTAACTTAGGCGATGTCTGGATACATCCTTCTTTGGAGGGAGATAATCAGAGCGAACGCTATGTCCCGTTCCACAAACTTTCCCAGTGGTTAACTTATTCTCTTTTAGAACCACTCCAAGAACTTGGTTTAGAAATTACGGGATTAAACGAGCTTACCGGACTTTCAGAATATCGCAATGGCGGTTTGTGCCTGGATATTGGACTGCTGGAGGCGAAATATCCAGACATTTTGCGCGATCGTTATCCTGTTGGATCTGAGATAATTGTAGAATGGCGAGCGTTAACCGTCACTTTGTTGGATCGGATTGCCGCCACCATCAGACAAAAGCTGAATTTGAGTAGTGCTGAATTACCGCTGGTGAAGGTTTTACAAGGAGGAACCTGGAGTGCTGGACGCCGAATTGCATCATTATTAAGAGAAGGCGGCGTTCCCCCAATTCAAATAGAAAGTGATGGAACTGTGTTTTGA
- a CDS encoding gamma-glutamyl-gamma-aminobutyrate hydrolase family protein encodes MKFYPPLIGITTSGQNQTGSFCVRREYIDAVRRAGGLPMLLPPGEPHLATVLEWVDGILFSGGGDIDPATYNGAAHPTIYNVNAERDRFELSLAQLALHSDIPILGICRGLEILVVASGGKLVTHLPDEFGETITHRAQQTRPCEHSIQITTGTRLASIISPGEAKIISWHHQAASTIPTAWRLAAQAPDGVIEALEHEYHPWAIALQWHPELALNDTRQQRIFRTFVTAAQHRKAAFSQKTG; translated from the coding sequence ATGAAATTTTATCCACCGCTAATTGGCATTACTACCTCCGGTCAAAATCAGACAGGCAGCTTTTGCGTGCGGCGCGAATATATAGACGCAGTGCGCCGCGCAGGTGGTTTACCCATGCTGCTACCTCCAGGCGAACCTCACCTAGCTACCGTACTGGAATGGGTAGATGGTATTCTTTTTTCAGGCGGGGGCGATATTGACCCAGCCACCTATAACGGCGCAGCGCATCCGACAATCTATAATGTAAACGCAGAGCGCGATCGCTTCGAGCTATCCCTAGCCCAGCTCGCCCTTCACTCAGACATCCCCATCTTAGGCATCTGTCGCGGTTTAGAAATACTCGTAGTCGCAAGCGGCGGCAAATTGGTAACTCATCTACCCGACGAATTTGGCGAAACAATAACCCACCGGGCACAACAAACTCGCCCCTGCGAGCATAGCATTCAAATTACCACAGGCACTCGCCTTGCCAGCATCATCAGCCCAGGAGAAGCAAAAATTATCTCTTGGCACCATCAAGCAGCCAGCACCATCCCAACAGCTTGGCGTCTTGCAGCACAAGCACCTGATGGCGTCATAGAAGCATTAGAGCATGAATATCATCCTTGGGCCATAGCACTCCAATGGCATCCAGAACTCGCCCTCAACGACACCCGCCAGCAGCGAATTTTCCGCACCTTCGTTACAGCAGCACAGCACCGGAAAGCAGCATTTTCTCAAAAAACTGGCTAA
- a CDS encoding GTP cyclohydrolase II, giving the protein MENQKPVSKHKHIVLTSHPNRSGQNPLPIRWGESDPIKRGPIIGTLTNATQRNAIGTHSGSYAVYRALAIASGALQANHRPDFTNTSPVVRIGPHPSWADPDQIIALDPFGAIVGEVYTQFYEDGYDLRPTIAITKAHINMPELQEVVAKGILQVDGKILKSNGNLVVTKVAIDPVWYLPGIAKRLNVKESDLRRILFQQTGGMFPELVTRPDLHIFLPPIGGITVYLIGDVEAITDPNRVLAVRIHDECNGSDVFGSDICTCRPYLVHGIEVCIQTAQSGGAGVIVYFRKEGRALGEVTKFLVYNARKRQEGGDRADAYFARTECVAGVQDMRFQELMPDVLHWLGITRIDRLVSMSDMKYNAIINSGIEVIDRIAIPEDRIPEDARVEIAAKQAAGYYTPGETPDAIALSNIKGRSLTD; this is encoded by the coding sequence ATGGAAAACCAAAAACCAGTATCTAAACACAAACATATTGTTTTGACATCCCATCCCAACAGATCGGGTCAAAATCCACTTCCAATACGTTGGGGAGAAAGCGATCCCATCAAACGGGGGCCTATTATTGGCACGTTAACTAACGCGACTCAGCGGAATGCGATCGGCACTCATTCAGGTTCTTATGCAGTATATCGCGCATTGGCGATCGCATCTGGCGCACTTCAGGCAAATCACCGTCCCGACTTCACAAATACATCTCCCGTTGTCCGCATTGGGCCGCACCCCAGTTGGGCCGATCCCGATCAAATTATTGCTCTCGACCCTTTTGGTGCCATTGTAGGTGAAGTTTACACACAATTTTATGAGGATGGTTACGATCTTCGCCCGACTATTGCCATTACCAAAGCTCACATAAATATGCCAGAATTGCAAGAAGTAGTAGCAAAAGGTATATTGCAAGTTGATGGTAAAATCTTAAAAAGTAATGGCAATTTAGTAGTAACTAAAGTTGCGATCGATCCGGTTTGGTATCTGCCAGGAATTGCCAAGCGTCTCAATGTTAAAGAAAGCGATTTGCGGCGCATTCTCTTTCAACAAACTGGTGGGATGTTCCCAGAATTGGTGACGCGCCCAGATTTACACATATTTTTGCCTCCCATTGGTGGCATTACAGTTTATTTAATAGGAGATGTAGAAGCAATTACAGACCCCAATCGAGTTCTCGCCGTGCGGATACACGATGAATGCAATGGTTCGGATGTGTTTGGTTCCGATATTTGTACTTGTCGTCCTTATTTAGTGCATGGAATTGAAGTTTGTATCCAGACAGCACAATCAGGCGGTGCTGGTGTAATTGTCTATTTTCGTAAAGAAGGACGCGCTTTGGGCGAAGTTACAAAGTTTCTGGTTTATAATGCTCGCAAACGTCAGGAAGGAGGCGATCGGGCCGATGCCTATTTTGCGAGGACTGAATGCGTGGCGGGAGTTCAAGATATGCGTTTTCAAGAACTAATGCCAGATGTGTTGCATTGGTTGGGAATTACTCGCATTGACAGATTAGTTTCGATGAGCGATATGAAGTATAACGCAATTATAAATTCTGGCATTGAAGTAATCGATCGCATCGCTATTCCTGAAGATAGAATACCAGAAGATGCAAGGGTGGAAATCGCCGCCAAGCAAGCTGCTGGTTACTACACGCCGGGAGAAACGCCAGATGCGATCGCACTTTCTAATATCAAGGGAAGGAGTTTGACAGATTAG